In a single window of the Coffea eugenioides isolate CCC68of chromosome 3, Ceug_1.0, whole genome shotgun sequence genome:
- the LOC113766970 gene encoding F-box/kelch-repeat protein At3g23880-like, producing MEKPSSSSTSEPAAQQISAIFPDEVIIEILTWLPVKPILRFRCVSKCWLSFISSPLFIRTHLLKSANKSDYDQHRLLLRTREELAEDFVRFKLKNCDLSPVLCNAPIVEATNLSDSLGRGGDVERVETDFRTDNFHDVQIVGSSNGLICVTVSGDVLLWNPSIRKFKKLPDFGPKPDDDDDGYFYVFGYDEYDDDYKVFGILTDEDGARGLIGQTCLDVYSRNAAVWRRIEDFNSDIFYHGFCLVNGKLHWSTSPRFGRWGKILSLDLANETYGEVEQPKYGEGTFDWTLEVLGGCLSIVRYYRSSRVEVWILKDYGVKESWTKVVLISNFSDPGYLCSCKPVFQSNDGEILFYYLSNLPGLMLYNPKSNSLMHPHITKLEVLVGVNMYVESLVLLDDHDGGERRRL from the coding sequence ATGGAGAAACCCTCTTCATCTTCTACCTCAGAACCAGCAGCTCAACAAATCTCAGCCATTTTTCCTGATGAAGTCATCATTGAGATCCTTACATGGCTTCCAGTCAAGCCAATATTGAGGTTCAGGTGCGTGTCAAAGTGTTGGCTTTCCTTTATCTCTAGTCCACTGTTCATCAGGACCCACTTGTTAAAATCTGCTAACAAGAGTGACTATGATCAACATAGGCTCCTTTTACGTACTAGAGAGGAGTTGGCAGAGGATTTCGTTAGGTTCAAGCTCAAGAACTGTGATCTTTCACCTGTCTTGTGTAATGCACCCATTGTAGAGGCGACTAACCTGTCTGATTCTCTGGGCCGTGGCGGAGATGTAGAGCGTGTCGAGACTGATTTTAGGACGGATAATTTCCATGATGTGCAAATTGTTGGTTCTTCTAATGGGTTGATTTGTGTGACTGTATCTGGAGATGTTCTTTTGTGGAACCCATCCATtagaaaattcaagaaattaccCGATTTTGGTCCTAAAccagatgatgatgatgatggttATTTTTATGTGTTTGGGTATGATGAGTACGATGATGATTACAAAGTATTTGGCATACTAACTGATGAAGATGGTGCTAGGGGTCTCATTGGGCAGACGTGTTTAGATGTGTATAGTCGCAATGCCGCTGTTTGGAGAAGGATTGAGGATTTTAATAGTGATATTTTCTATCATGGGTTCTGTTTGGTGAATGGGAAGCTTCATTGGAGCACATCTCCTAGATTTGGTCGATGGGGGAAAATACTTAGTCTTGATTTGGCGAATGAGACATATGGAGAGGTTGAACAGCCAAAATACGGGGAGGGAACTTTTGATTGGACTCTAGAAGTATTAGGTGGATGCCTTTCCATTGTCCGTTATTATCGAAGTAGTCGTGTGGAAGTTTGGATTTTGAAGGATTATGGTGTCAAGGAATCTTGGACTAAAGTGGTTTTGATTTCTAATTTTAGTGATCCTGGCTATTTGTGTAGCTGCAAACCAGTGTTCCAATCAAACGATGGTGAAATTCTGTTTTACTACTTATCAAACCTGCCAGGTTTGATGCTTTACAATCCAAAAAGTAATTCATTGATGCATCCTCATATTACTAAACTGGAAGTTCTTGTCGGAGTGAACATGTATGTTGAAAGCTTAGTTTTGCTTGATGACCATGATGGAGGAGAAAGGCGCAGACTGTGA
- the LOC113766158 gene encoding 1-aminocyclopropane-1-carboxylate oxidase homolog 1-like, translated as MDHSNAKDIANHSTVDGDRFKELKAFDDGKAGVKGLVDSGITNLPRIFIRPPEDLIEEKNIGHLQVQVPVIDLSAIQGRDKSNSVIDEIRQASEEWGFFQVINHGIPQSLLDEMIDGAHRFHEQDAEVKKQYYSRDLLRMVRYFSNGDLFESSTANWNDCLAIKLTASNQVEPDELPEVCRSPVIDYASHVNKLGETLFELLSEALGLELDNLNALGCAESCYFLLHYYPPCPEPDKTQGVKRHTDFSFLTILLQDQIGGLQVLYDNQWADVPLLPGSLTVNIGDLLQIISNDRFKSAEHRVIANRIGPRVSVPCFFGGVSTPARKYGPLKELISEESPALYKEFTVPEYAQNFFSMPYDGSHRDIWKI; from the exons ATGGATCACTCCAACGCCAAAGATATTGCAAATCATTCCACCGTAGATGGTGATCGTTTCAAAGAGCTCAAGGCTTTTGATGATGGCAAAGCTGGTGTGAAAGGCCTTGTTGATTCAGGGATTACTAATCTTCCCAGAATCTTCATTCGGCCTCCTGAAGACCTCATCGAGGAGAAGAATATTGGCCATCTCCAGGTACAAGTTCCAGTCATAGATCTCAGTGCCATACAAGGTAGAGATAAAAGCAATAGTGTAATTGATGAAATAAGACAAGCATCGGAGGAATGGGGATTTTTCCAAGTAATCAATCATGGGATTCCACAAAGCCTGTTGGATGAAATGATTGATGGAGCGCACAGGTTTCACGAGCAAGATGCTGAGGTGAAGAAGCAATACTATTCTCGTGATCTGTTGAGAATGGTGAGATATTTTAGCAATGGGGATCTGTTTGAATCAAGCACTGCTAATTGGAATGACTGTTTGGCGATCAAATTGACGGCTTCTAACCAAGTTGAACCTGATGAATTGCCTGAAGTGTGCAG AAGTCCAGTAATTGATTACGCAAGTCATGTAAACAAGCTGGGAGAAACTCTATTTGAGTTACTATCAGAAGCTCTTGGCTTGGAACTGGACAATCTAAATGCTTTGGGGTGTGCAGAATCGTGCTATTTTCTATTGCACTACTACCCACCATGTCCAGAGCCAGACAAAACTCAGGGAGTTAAAAGGCACACAGATTTTTCTTTCCTTACCATTCTTCTACAAGACCAAATTGGTGGCCTCCAAGTCTTGTATGATAACCAGTGGGCAGATGTGCCGCTCCTCCCAGGAAGTTTGACAGTTAATATTGGAGATCTTCTTCAG ATTATCTCGAATGACAGGTTTAAGAGTGCAGAGCACAGGGTGATTGCAAACCGTATCGGACCTAGAGTTTCAGTGCCGTGCTTTTTCGGTGGTGTTTCCACACCTGCAAGGAAGTATGGTCCGCTCAAAGAATTGATATCAGAAGAAAGTCCTGCGCTCTACAAAGAATTTACAGTTCCGGAATATGCCCAAAACTTCTTCTCCATGCCATATGATGGGTCACATCGTGACATTTGGAAGATCTGA
- the LOC113766159 gene encoding F-box/kelch-repeat protein At3g23880-like — protein MDCPSSSSVSDPAVEIPNIPEELIIEILSRLPVKPLLRFRLKFNLKLCPLHAAIYQHDDDAPATQVTIMGDDFLVNSLGNNHDFNREIVMADFDDGYDHKVFLLGSCNGLFCVYVFGDIFLWNPSIRKSKKLPDFGPKSGTAAAMLYGFGYDESNDDYKVYRILGSNQTWVDAYSQNTNSGRRIEDFNGVLINQGVYFVSGKLHWSVGGTGGKIVTLDLTDGMYGEVEQPKYGEHHVGWNLEVLGGCLAVFYYHQNGHVDLWIMQEYGVKESWTKMVLMINYPYSSFQMFQKPVFLLKDGEILFQFGDGLVLYHPKRKSCTYPRIANVKALL, from the exons ATGGATtgtccatcttcttcttctgttTCAGACCCAGCAGTGGAAATCCCAAACATCCCTGAAGAACTGATTATTGAAATCCTGTCAAGGCTTCCAGTCAAACCCCTGCTGAGATTCAG GCTTAAGTTTAACTTGAAGCTGTGTCCTCTCCATGCTGCAATATATCAGCATGATGATGATGCACCTGCCACTCAGGTAACCATCATGGGAGATGACTTTCTTGTTAATTCCCTGGGAAATAACCATGATTTTAACCGCGAAATAGTTATGGCAGATTTTGATGATGGTTACGACCACAAAGTATTTTTACTTGGTTCCTGCAATGGACTGTTTTGTGTTTATGTATTTGGAGACATTTTTCTATGGAATCCATCTATCAGGAAATCCAAGAAATTACCTGACTTCGGTCCTAAATCAGGGACTGCTGCTGCCATGTTATACGGTTTTGGATATGATGAGTCTAATGATGATTACAAAGTATATAGAATTTTGGGAAGTAATCAGACATGGGTGGATGCGTATAGCCAAAACACGAACTCTGGGAGAAGAATTGAGGATTTTAATGGTGTGTTGATTAATCAAGGGGTTTATTTTGTGAGTGGAAAGCTCCATTGGAGTGTAGGTGGTACAGGTGGGAAAATTGTTACTCTTGATTTGACGGATGGGATGTATGGAGAGGTGGAACAGCCAAAATATGGAGAGCATCATGTTGGTTGGAATTTGGAAGTGTTAGGAGGATGCCTTGCAGTATTTTATTATCATCAAAATGGCCATGTGGATCTTTGGATTATGCAGGAGTATGGTGTGAAAGAGTCTTGGACTAAAATGGTTCTGATGATTAATTATCCTTACTCTAGCTTTCAAATGTTCCAGAAGCCAGTTTTTCTACTTAAGGACGGTGAGATATTGTTTCAATTTGGAGATGGCTTAGTGCTTTACCATCCAAAGCGCAAGTCATGCACATATCCTCGTATTGCTAATGTGAAAGCTCTTTTGTAA